From a single Desulfomonilia bacterium genomic region:
- a CDS encoding twin-arginine translocation signal domain-containing protein produces MKKNKSGNQKGISRRDFLSRAGIAGAGLIMLPVLEPAAGLLKGRSTVNADTGKILLKNGLIVDGSGKPAFTGSVLMDKGFISAINPDAIPEDASVYDCTGLVISPGFIDAHSHMDWYMPIKGHSELKTPFTEQGITTFVAGQCGYNSAGFEKNSKYQDILSIRTSGLYDVTWSSMDEYFSYIQNIGLSHNLVNLGGHGFTRASIRGFDASPMKPEEMKEMLGLLEEAMDQGAAGVSLGLQYEPGIFASSDELDQVARLVKKKDKILAVHMKAYSSISNSYPVKLFGTPHNLLALQDMLDLAKKTGVRLQASHLIFVGTRTYKTYPKALKMIEDARKQGIDVKFDTYAYHCGTSIINVFLPSWFLAKAPAVYDDKAALRKLHFEAVMIFNLLGFGYEDIQITDSKTPELNKYNGMFISEIAREMKTSNFECLVEIAKKSGGKARVLNHNYSNDEIVDALIKHPDSLFMTDAVPTLQGVQNPAAYGNNPLTLQLSRDKKLASLEEVVKKMTGAVADRYQIKNRGYIKKGMSADVTVFDYARIKDNNTKKITNAAPTGIDSVFINGVRVVSGGKADGNINAGQVIKI; encoded by the coding sequence ATGAAGAAGAATAAATCAGGCAATCAGAAAGGCATTTCAAGACGCGATTTTCTCAGCAGGGCAGGCATAGCCGGGGCGGGTCTGATAATGCTGCCTGTTCTCGAGCCAGCAGCAGGGCTGCTGAAAGGCAGGAGTACAGTCAATGCCGATACCGGAAAAATACTCCTGAAGAACGGCCTCATTGTCGACGGAAGCGGCAAGCCTGCATTCACGGGTTCGGTCCTAATGGACAAAGGCTTCATATCCGCAATCAATCCCGATGCCATACCGGAGGATGCCAGCGTTTACGATTGCACAGGGCTTGTCATATCGCCGGGATTCATTGACGCTCATTCGCATATGGACTGGTATATGCCCATAAAGGGTCATTCCGAATTAAAAACTCCGTTTACGGAGCAGGGCATCACGACTTTCGTGGCCGGCCAGTGCGGATACAATTCGGCGGGTTTCGAGAAAAACTCGAAATATCAAGATATCCTATCGATTAGGACCAGCGGCCTTTACGACGTGACATGGTCGAGCATGGACGAGTACTTTTCATATATTCAAAACATCGGGTTGTCACACAACCTGGTCAATCTGGGCGGCCATGGCTTTACCAGAGCGTCCATCCGGGGATTCGACGCCTCCCCGATGAAGCCTGAGGAAATGAAGGAAATGCTCGGCTTGCTTGAGGAAGCAATGGATCAGGGGGCTGCAGGCGTCTCTCTGGGACTTCAGTATGAGCCGGGTATTTTTGCATCAAGTGATGAACTCGATCAGGTAGCAAGGCTCGTTAAGAAAAAGGACAAGATACTTGCCGTTCACATGAAGGCATACTCTTCCATATCCAATTCCTACCCGGTCAAGCTGTTCGGCACACCGCATAATCTTCTTGCGTTGCAGGACATGCTCGATCTGGCGAAAAAAACAGGGGTCAGACTTCAGGCATCTCACCTCATATTTGTAGGTACGCGCACTTACAAGACATATCCCAAAGCCCTCAAGATGATAGAAGATGCCAGAAAACAGGGCATCGACGTAAAGTTCGATACCTATGCCTATCACTGCGGCACTTCGATTATAAACGTATTCCTGCCGTCGTGGTTCCTTGCCAAGGCGCCCGCTGTCTATGATGACAAGGCAGCTCTGCGCAAACTCCATTTCGAAGCGGTCATGATTTTCAATCTGCTGGGATTCGGCTATGAAGACATTCAGATAACTGACTCAAAGACTCCTGAACTGAACAAATATAACGGCATGTTCATATCCGAGATCGCCAGGGAGATGAAAACAAGCAATTTTGAATGCCTCGTGGAGATCGCAAAGAAAAGCGGCGGAAAGGCCCGCGTTTTAAACCACAACTACAGCAATGACGAGATAGTGGATGCCCTGATCAAGCACCCGGATTCACTTTTCATGACAGATGCAGTTCCAACACTCCAGGGAGTGCAGAACCCGGCTGCATACGGAAACAATCCCCTTACATTGCAGCTTTCTCGCGACAAGAAGCTTGCAAGCCTTGAAGAAGTCGTAAAAAAGATGACCGGAGCTGTGGCCGACCGATACCAGATCAAGAACAGAGGCTATATTAAAAAAGGAATGTCTGCGGACGTTACCGTGTTCGACTACGCCAGAATCAAGGACAACAACACGAAGAAGATAACAAACGCAGCGCCTACGGGTATAGATTCGGTCTTTATCAACGGTGTCAGGGTCGTCTCCGGAGGTAAAGCGGACGGAAATATAAATGCAGGACAGGTGATAAAAATTTAG
- a CDS encoding PASTA domain-containing protein, translating into MQRIIKLLPVMIPLLVLTGCILSSTPPEGPISLTWGTSQDFSVNARGKIQWYIDDIAQPGETNSSYTFQIHPKGVYVVKVKAKFSIFPEAERSWTVTVTDPMVKVPLALNCGYIMAANLVCNTELSCSGTVPEGHVISQSPAAGTMVKAGVTVTLRISSGPCTVEIPVPEAETCEDIEAAGLICSPTLYTECSEEIPLGQIVNQYPAAGTMVYPGTTVAVTMSSGSCTTEIPVPAATNCSDLTNAGLVCSTTSVCNNTVPAGHVVSQSPAPGTMVLGGSTVVLNISNGPCPVIIPAATSCAEIEAAGLRCLQTTVCSNTVPESGVISLSPPAGTGVQPGSTVNLKISSGGCTLAVPNATSCAQIEAAGLVCETSTVCNNTVPASGVISQSPAAGTLVDPGSTVTLVISSGICTTQLPPPQNVQASDVVLTSVTNPLLNHNFNNKIRVTWNAVTNATSYDIYSSDTPEGTYTLVGSATAPATSYDVMQTETLNLPVLPSPLTIAALDAYELAARPILSAFKNYRYFKVKACSSSPMFTNSEFSNYDQGRMDYTLEEFFTVAKLTAGNPLTRVMLQDPSVGLGTNETYYDPCGDGNVHFTVTQSGLSGLLTVTFTNYIDSQNFIYPPGTIDCNGTRRMIMNGSASGTVSLSGNGTLTGSIAFTGNFAGKFTNISIPIVNQEPQTGTTSVIYNGETLNGHAFGF; encoded by the coding sequence ATGCAGCGAATCATTAAGCTCCTTCCGGTCATGATACCGCTTCTTGTTCTTACAGGATGCATCTTATCATCCACCCCACCTGAGGGTCCCATATCTTTGACATGGGGCACAAGCCAGGATTTTAGTGTCAATGCCCGTGGCAAAATTCAGTGGTATATTGACGATATTGCCCAGCCTGGTGAAACGAACTCCAGCTACACATTTCAGATACATCCCAAGGGCGTTTATGTGGTCAAGGTAAAGGCCAAATTCAGCATATTCCCTGAGGCTGAGCGTTCATGGACCGTTACGGTAACCGACCCAATGGTAAAAGTCCCTCTAGCCTTGAACTGCGGCTATATCATGGCTGCAAACCTGGTATGCAACACGGAATTGAGCTGCAGCGGTACAGTCCCTGAAGGCCATGTGATCAGCCAGTCTCCGGCTGCAGGTACAATGGTAAAAGCAGGCGTAACAGTAACCCTGAGAATTTCGAGCGGGCCATGTACGGTAGAGATTCCGGTTCCGGAAGCCGAGACCTGTGAAGATATTGAGGCGGCAGGCCTTATATGCAGCCCGACCCTGTACACCGAGTGCAGCGAGGAGATTCCTCTTGGCCAGATAGTCAACCAGTACCCTGCAGCGGGTACAATGGTCTATCCCGGCACAACGGTTGCAGTGACCATGTCGAGCGGCTCATGCACGACAGAGATACCCGTGCCGGCGGCTACGAACTGTTCCGACCTCACAAACGCCGGACTTGTATGCAGCACTACCTCTGTGTGCAACAATACGGTACCGGCCGGTCATGTTGTAAGCCAGTCTCCTGCACCGGGCACGATGGTACTTGGCGGTTCTACAGTAGTGCTGAATATATCAAACGGCCCGTGTCCGGTGATAATTCCTGCAGCCACGTCCTGCGCTGAAATCGAGGCAGCCGGGTTGAGATGCCTTCAGACAACGGTGTGCAGCAATACAGTGCCCGAAAGTGGTGTAATAAGCTTGAGTCCGCCCGCTGGGACAGGCGTACAGCCGGGTTCCACGGTTAATCTGAAGATATCGAGCGGGGGTTGTACTCTTGCGGTTCCTAATGCAACGAGTTGTGCCCAGATTGAGGCTGCAGGTCTGGTATGCGAAACGAGCACAGTTTGTAATAATACAGTGCCCGCCAGCGGTGTTATAAGCCAGTCTCCGGCTGCAGGAACACTTGTAGATCCAGGTTCCACAGTGACACTGGTCATCTCCAGCGGCATATGTACGACACAACTTCCGCCGCCTCAGAATGTACAGGCCTCGGATGTTGTGCTGACCTCAGTCACGAATCCTCTCCTGAACCATAATTTTAACAACAAGATCAGGGTAACCTGGAATGCGGTTACGAATGCGACATCCTATGATATATACAGTTCCGACACCCCTGAAGGCACATACACTCTTGTGGGATCGGCCACAGCACCTGCCACATCATATGACGTCATGCAGACTGAAACACTCAACCTCCCGGTTTTGCCGTCACCACTCACAATTGCTGCCCTTGACGCTTATGAACTTGCAGCACGTCCTATACTGAGCGCCTTCAAGAATTACAGGTATTTTAAAGTCAAGGCCTGCAGTTCATCGCCAATGTTCACCAATAGCGAATTCAGCAACTATGACCAGGGTCGTATGGACTATACCCTGGAAGAATTCTTCACTGTCGCGAAACTGACAGCCGGGAATCCTTTGACAAGGGTCATGCTTCAGGACCCGAGCGTTGGTTTAGGAACCAATGAAACATACTATGATCCGTGCGGTGACGGGAATGTTCACTTTACAGTAACCCAGAGCGGACTGAGTGGTCTTCTCACAGTAACATTCACAAATTATATCGATTCTCAGAATTTCATCTACCCTCCCGGCACCATTGACTGCAACGGGACCAGGAGAATGATCATGAACGGCTCGGCCAGCGGTACAGTTTCCTTGAGCGGCAACGGCACATTAACAGGTTCGATTGCATTCACAGGTAATTTTGCTGGCAAGTTTACGAATATTTCGATTCCAATAGTGAACCAGGAACCTCAGACAGGTACAACTTCTGTAATATACAATGGTGAAACGCTCAACGGCCATGCTTTTGGTTTCTAG
- a CDS encoding PKD domain-containing protein — protein sequence MMRTNILTAIIIITLATGCSSIKMKNDGGMLKVDAGEDKTAYVGDTIDFDGTCSVKGGLFQREAYWDFGDGTGEDGITATHVYTEPGDYTAELTVEIVYIVTISASDDLHVKINPLPAEAFLTTGSQSSEGSCEYAVANQMAAFLPDGRMVITGTVNSEYQSEMTVAVETIRGIRILKKVTSFIPNDNDCYPNEIIAVDNDNIIIRTGDASYNVCLSSGIVNGYPHASIEKN from the coding sequence ATGATGAGAACAAATATTCTTACGGCTATCATTATAATCACGCTTGCAACCGGGTGCAGCAGCATTAAAATGAAAAATGACGGGGGGATGCTCAAAGTCGATGCAGGAGAGGATAAAACCGCTTATGTTGGCGATACAATAGATTTTGACGGCACCTGCTCTGTAAAGGGTGGACTATTTCAACGGGAAGCATACTGGGATTTCGGCGATGGAACCGGTGAAGATGGAATCACGGCAACACATGTTTATACTGAACCAGGTGACTATACTGCGGAACTTACCGTAGAAATTGTCTATATTGTAACAATAAGCGCATCAGACGATCTTCATGTAAAAATTAATCCGTTGCCTGCCGAGGCCTTTCTGACGACAGGTTCACAATCATCTGAAGGTTCCTGCGAATATGCGGTTGCTAACCAGATGGCGGCTTTTCTTCCGGACGGAAGAATGGTCATCACGGGAACCGTGAATTCTGAATATCAATCCGAGATGACGGTTGCAGTAGAGACAATCAGGGGCATCCGCATATTGAAAAAGGTCACGAGTTTTATACCGAATGATAACGACTGCTACCCGAATGAGATTATAGCCGTTGATAATGATAACATTATAATAAGAACCGGAGATGCCAGTTATAATGTCTGTCTCAGCAGCGGTATCGTAAACGGATACCCCCATGCTTCTATTGAGAAAAATTAA
- a CDS encoding PKD domain-containing protein, with product MKRNVILVFLISVMVAGVSGCILSTDPNPATSVALKVGDSQTFKVSGMMNGPYAWYKNNTVIPGATGTSYTYTAVAEDNGMNKIKVETKDQLNQKTLVKEWTVNVINNLPPVANAGSSPINIHPFTGSDLVQLDGSLSSDPEGQPLNYLWEIVAKPAGSSATLSNPGIVNPTFIADVEGSYTVSLYVSDGVKTSDPSIVIVNVYNINIPPVSNAGPDANVLFGNVVQLDGSSSYDPEGHPLTYYWALVNKPVGSQAVLSDPTIVNPTFMPNKKGDYLFSLVVNDGSSSSGLSYVKITVYNNAPVANAGSDAIVDFGSTAYLDGSLSGDPDGTTLSYTWTVNSAPASSIATITNSTLVNPTFTPDKRGVYILKLVVSDGDLSSEDTVQISTTKHAPVANAGSDVIVAFGGTVMLTGVLSSDPDGDSLAYDWAITNRPGGSIATLTNPTGMEPTFKPDKQGVYTIRLIVFDGEFYSAPDFMTITTTNHRPIAEAGNDTFGYVNTTVHLNGNASYDVDGDPLTYAWTIISSPAGSVATLSNPAIINPTLVPDKKGDYVIQLIVFDGQDYSLADTVKVTVSNRTPTADAGADIPGCRYNVTQQLNGSASMDPDGDPLTYVWSVTSRPSGSTAALSNANIVNPTFKPDKPGTYIIQLIVNDGTVNSAADTVTLTTFQETIVENWDDGVLAPWSKDSSGSWGTINVDDEEPYSGNYSFWAQGAWAGGNTLMLSRTFTNTYLIQISFQFRGYAANMSALKTSLYFNNSKYADIRGDSGNTWYLKSYTPDMAITKVGFYFDSFWGTDGVFIDDIVFTVWD from the coding sequence ATGAAGCGAAATGTAATTCTTGTGTTTCTGATTTCAGTTATGGTTGCTGGTGTCAGCGGATGTATTTTAAGCACCGATCCCAATCCTGCAACATCTGTAGCGTTGAAGGTGGGAGACTCCCAGACGTTCAAGGTTTCGGGAATGATGAACGGTCCCTATGCATGGTACAAAAATAACACAGTCATTCCGGGGGCTACCGGCACATCCTATACCTATACCGCTGTTGCTGAAGACAACGGTATGAACAAAATCAAGGTTGAGACAAAGGACCAGCTCAACCAAAAGACATTGGTCAAGGAATGGACCGTGAATGTCATCAACAACCTCCCGCCTGTTGCGAACGCAGGATCATCGCCGATAAATATTCATCCTTTTACCGGTTCTGATCTTGTGCAACTTGATGGAAGCTTGAGCAGTGACCCCGAAGGCCAGCCGCTCAACTATCTCTGGGAGATTGTAGCTAAACCAGCTGGTAGTTCCGCAACCCTTTCCAATCCCGGCATAGTGAATCCGACTTTTATAGCCGATGTCGAGGGTTCTTACACAGTCTCACTGTACGTAAGTGACGGAGTCAAGACCAGTGACCCGTCAATTGTTATTGTCAATGTTTACAACATAAACATCCCTCCGGTATCAAATGCGGGTCCTGATGCAAATGTGCTCTTTGGCAATGTCGTTCAGCTTGATGGAAGCTCCAGTTACGATCCTGAAGGCCATCCGCTGACTTATTACTGGGCTCTTGTTAATAAACCGGTTGGCAGTCAGGCAGTGCTTTCTGATCCAACAATTGTCAATCCGACCTTCATGCCCAACAAAAAGGGTGATTATCTGTTCAGTCTGGTTGTGAATGATGGTTCTTCAAGCAGCGGGCTCAGTTACGTTAAAATCACCGTTTACAATAATGCGCCTGTAGCAAACGCAGGCAGTGATGCAATCGTTGATTTCGGTTCAACTGCTTATCTTGATGGGAGCTTAAGTGGAGATCCTGATGGAACAACACTAAGCTATACATGGACGGTCAATTCAGCACCGGCCAGCAGCATTGCAACGATTACCAATTCCACATTAGTAAACCCGACCTTCACACCTGACAAACGTGGCGTATACATTTTGAAGCTGGTGGTAAGCGACGGCGACCTGAGCAGTGAGGATACAGTTCAGATTTCCACCACAAAACATGCGCCGGTAGCAAATGCAGGCAGTGATGTCATCGTAGCCTTCGGTGGTACAGTAATGCTCACCGGGGTTCTCAGTTCCGATCCTGATGGAGACTCACTTGCTTATGACTGGGCAATAACAAACAGACCCGGCGGCAGTATTGCAACACTTACTAATCCGACAGGTATGGAACCGACGTTCAAGCCTGACAAACAGGGGGTATACACGATAAGGCTTATCGTATTTGACGGTGAGTTCTACAGTGCACCGGATTTCATGACCATCACCACCACCAACCACAGGCCAATTGCGGAAGCCGGCAATGACACTTTCGGTTATGTCAATACCACGGTACATCTTAACGGAAACGCCAGTTATGATGTTGACGGCGACCCGCTTACCTATGCCTGGACGATCATATCCAGTCCTGCTGGCAGTGTTGCAACACTTTCAAACCCGGCCATCATAAATCCGACCTTGGTACCCGATAAAAAAGGCGATTATGTAATACAGCTGATCGTGTTTGACGGCCAGGATTACAGTCTTGCCGATACGGTAAAAGTTACCGTATCGAACCGTACACCGACAGCAGATGCGGGCGCTGACATCCCGGGCTGCCGTTACAACGTCACGCAGCAGCTCAACGGAAGCGCAAGCATGGATCCTGACGGCGACCCGCTGACCTATGTATGGTCGGTAACAAGCAGACCTTCCGGGAGTACGGCGGCGCTTTCCAATGCCAACATCGTGAACCCTACCTTCAAGCCAGACAAACCGGGAACATATATAATCCAGCTCATAGTGAACGACGGCACGGTAAACAGTGCTGCCGACACGGTAACCCTTACTACATTCCAGGAAACGATTGTTGAAAATTGGGATGATGGTGTGCTCGCACCTTGGAGCAAGGATAGCAGCGGAAGCTGGGGCACCATAAATGTCGATGATGAGGAGCCTTATTCCGGAAACTACAGCTTCTGGGCACAGGGTGCATGGGCCGGTGGAAACACGCTCATGCTTAGCAGGACATTCACCAACACCTATCTCATCCAGATAAGTTTCCAGTTCCGCGGCTATGCGGCAAATATGAGCGCCCTCAAAACGTCCCTTTACTTTAATAACAGCAAGTATGCGGATATTCGAGGAGACAGCGGAAACACATGGTATTTGAAAAGCTACACCCCAGATATGGCTATCACAAAGGTTGGATTCTATTTCGACAGCTTTTGGGGCACCGACGGAGTTTTTATTGACGACATCGTTTTCACTGTCTGGGATTAA
- a CDS encoding aminotransferase class III-fold pyridoxal phosphate-dependent enzyme: protein MSEYKNTNIGDKAQIKKGYSISRWPDTRDILSRLYELANSKPLYHIRRDKMDSYMKFFDEKCSRSKAMTDEAKKFIPGGVQHNLAFNYPFPLAITKANGAYLWDADGNRYTDFLQAGGPTVLGSNFEPLQEKVIELIRESGPVTGLFHEYEYKLAKLISESMPSIEMFRMLATGTESVMAAIRAARTFTGKTKVIKNGGGYHGWSDQMVFGMRIPGLGSLDAHGIPAGAYQDTQEFYPNDIEALYTLLKNNETAGGTAAVILEPLGPESGTRPVIYEFNRQARELCDEFGALLIFDEVVTGFRLGMGGAQGFFGIKPDLTIFGKCVAGGYPAAGGVGGRREIMECFAAGLQGLKKRAMVGGTLSANPLSCAAGYYAISMMKEHDAAVKAGKAGDRLTDGLNDIIKRHNLPFIAFNHGSICHLETSAAMLMEITNPKIFTEVNDRKHIMEEFGAAFSAEGIISLAGSRLYTSMADTDDVIDNALEHFENVLKDIVEVK, encoded by the coding sequence ATGTCCGAATACAAAAACACAAATATCGGTGATAAGGCACAAATCAAGAAAGGCTATTCAATATCCAGATGGCCTGATACCAGAGATATTCTCTCAAGGCTATACGAACTCGCAAACTCAAAACCTCTATATCATATCAGGCGCGACAAAATGGATAGCTACATGAAATTCTTCGATGAAAAATGCTCAAGATCCAAGGCTATGACCGACGAGGCAAAAAAGTTCATACCGGGCGGGGTTCAGCACAATCTCGCATTCAACTATCCCTTCCCTCTCGCCATTACAAAAGCGAACGGTGCCTATCTCTGGGATGCAGACGGCAACCGCTATACAGACTTTCTCCAGGCAGGCGGTCCCACGGTACTCGGGAGCAATTTCGAGCCACTGCAGGAAAAAGTAATCGAACTTATCAGGGAATCAGGACCTGTAACAGGCCTTTTCCATGAATACGAATACAAACTGGCAAAGCTTATCAGCGAATCCATGCCTTCAATTGAGATGTTCAGAATGCTTGCCACCGGTACGGAAAGCGTTATGGCAGCCATACGTGCGGCAAGAACATTCACAGGAAAAACCAAGGTCATTAAAAATGGCGGAGGCTACCATGGCTGGAGCGATCAGATGGTCTTCGGCATGCGGATCCCTGGACTCGGAAGCCTCGATGCGCACGGCATCCCTGCAGGCGCATATCAGGACACACAGGAGTTCTATCCAAACGATATTGAAGCACTCTATACGTTACTTAAAAACAATGAGACCGCAGGCGGAACCGCGGCGGTAATACTCGAACCTCTGGGTCCGGAAAGCGGTACAAGACCGGTCATTTATGAATTCAACAGACAGGCCCGCGAACTATGCGACGAATTCGGCGCCCTCCTCATATTCGACGAAGTGGTCACTGGATTCAGGCTCGGCATGGGCGGTGCACAAGGATTCTTCGGCATCAAGCCCGATCTCACCATATTCGGCAAGTGCGTTGCAGGCGGCTACCCGGCTGCCGGCGGTGTTGGCGGAAGACGTGAAATCATGGAATGCTTTGCAGCAGGGCTCCAGGGTCTTAAAAAACGTGCAATGGTCGGCGGCACGCTCTCGGCAAACCCCTTAAGCTGTGCGGCAGGATACTATGCAATCAGCATGATGAAAGAACATGATGCAGCAGTCAAGGCTGGCAAGGCTGGCGACAGGCTCACAGATGGCCTCAATGACATAATAAAACGCCATAATCTTCCCTTCATCGCTTTCAACCACGGCTCGATTTGCCATCTCGAGACATCGGCCGCAATGCTGATGGAAATTACAAATCCAAAGATATTCACCGAAGTAAACGACCGGAAGCATATAATGGAAGAGTTTGGCGCGGCGTTTTCCGCAGAAGGCATTATCTCGCTCGCCGGCAGCAGGCTGTATACCTCCATGGCAGACACGGATGACGTCATCGATAATGCCCTCGAACACTTTGAAAACGTGCTCAAGGATATAGTAGAAGTTAAGTAA
- a CDS encoding FGGY-family carbohydrate kinase, which produces MYVISYDIGTTACKTCIYRIADKIEMVDSSLAEYPLYLMPDGGAEQVADDWWKAVCSGTKEVLACTKIAPGDISGISFCCQMQGSVMVDRAGNALRNPMGYMDARAKKQMEETVGGGLIKISGVNAFTLLNWLRLTGGAAATAKDPIWKYLWVRDNEPEIFASTHKWLDVKDYLLMRCTGNFAMTRDSANVTFLYDTRPGKLSWHEGLCKRIGVNMDHLPPVVDSTDKVGGITEKAALEMGLKAGTPVFGGGGDVSLIALGAGCLATNDTHVYVGTSGWVSSCVDKRMVDVGAFVASILGAIPGKYNYTAEQETSGLCLKWVKDHLALDEIGIYLEKQHVCEKESEYESLYDFLNKVISETEPGSGGVIFTPWFHGNRAPREDPHARAMFFNLGLETGKRMMVRSVLEGDAMHKRWSLEAVEKRVPKQDVIRFAGGGAKSEVWCQIMADVTGKVVETIEEPQNAGALGAAVVTAVGLNIFKSFDEAKSMIPVKSVYSPQDRYRAVYDRNFKVFKGLYANNRKAFHLLNG; this is translated from the coding sequence ATGTATGTGATTTCGTATGATATCGGGACTACTGCCTGTAAAACCTGCATTTACAGGATAGCGGACAAGATCGAAATGGTGGATTCTTCCCTTGCAGAGTATCCGCTCTATCTAATGCCGGACGGCGGTGCCGAACAGGTGGCCGACGACTGGTGGAAAGCAGTATGTTCAGGAACGAAAGAAGTCCTGGCATGCACGAAAATCGCACCTGGAGATATTTCAGGTATCTCATTCTGCTGTCAGATGCAGGGCTCTGTCATGGTGGATCGCGCAGGAAACGCGCTTAGAAACCCCATGGGCTATATGGATGCCCGGGCCAAGAAACAGATGGAGGAAACGGTCGGCGGCGGACTCATCAAGATAAGCGGGGTGAACGCCTTTACACTCCTGAACTGGCTCAGGCTGACCGGCGGGGCAGCGGCAACAGCCAAGGACCCGATCTGGAAATACCTCTGGGTCAGGGACAACGAACCGGAAATATTCGCCTCGACGCACAAATGGCTCGACGTAAAAGACTACCTGCTCATGCGCTGTACAGGAAACTTTGCAATGACTAGAGACTCGGCCAACGTGACCTTCCTTTATGACACAAGGCCTGGAAAGCTTTCATGGCATGAAGGACTCTGCAAAAGGATAGGTGTGAACATGGATCATCTGCCGCCCGTGGTCGATTCAACAGACAAGGTTGGCGGCATTACAGAAAAGGCGGCCTTGGAAATGGGACTGAAGGCCGGAACGCCAGTGTTCGGCGGGGGCGGAGACGTATCACTGATTGCTCTGGGCGCAGGTTGCCTAGCTACGAACGATACTCACGTTTACGTGGGCACGTCAGGATGGGTAAGTTCGTGTGTAGATAAGCGCATGGTTGATGTAGGGGCTTTCGTGGCATCAATTCTCGGTGCAATTCCTGGCAAATATAACTATACGGCCGAGCAGGAAACGTCCGGACTCTGCCTCAAATGGGTGAAGGACCATCTCGCGTTAGACGAGATCGGAATATATCTCGAAAAACAGCACGTGTGCGAGAAGGAAAGCGAGTATGAAAGCCTGTACGACTTCCTCAACAAAGTCATCAGCGAAACCGAACCAGGCTCCGGTGGAGTCATATTCACCCCATGGTTCCACGGCAACCGGGCACCCAGGGAAGACCCTCATGCAAGGGCCATGTTTTTCAATCTCGGCCTGGAGACCGGCAAGCGCATGATGGTGCGCTCCGTGCTCGAAGGCGACGCCATGCACAAGCGGTGGTCGCTGGAAGCTGTTGAAAAGAGGGTCCCGAAGCAGGATGTAATCAGGTTCGCGGGCGGCGGAGCAAAATCAGAGGTGTGGTGCCAGATCATGGCGGATGTCACCGGCAAGGTTGTCGAGACCATAGAAGAGCCGCAGAATGCAGGTGCTTTGGGAGCCGCTGTCGTGACTGCTGTCGGACTAAACATATTCAAGAGTTTCGATGAGGCTAAAAGCATGATCCCAGTTAAAAGCGTATATAGTCCTCAAGACAGATACCGGGCCGTTTACGACAGGAACTTCAAGGTATTCAAGGGCCTATATGCAAACAACAGGAAGGCTTTCCATCTTCTGAACGGCTAA